Proteins co-encoded in one Tursiops truncatus isolate mTurTru1 chromosome 17, mTurTru1.mat.Y, whole genome shotgun sequence genomic window:
- the OPLAH gene encoding 5-oxoprolinase isoform X3, with protein sequence METPAARGSGPPEPDATGEPGGPRFRAGGGRGQGPERVRPNGRRATGADRPVLPGLPAEESLLDSSPTTMGSPEGRFHFAIDRGGTFTDVFAQCPGGHVRVLKLLSEDPANYVDAPTEGIRRILEQEGGMPLPRDRPLDTSRIASIRMGTTVATNALLERRGERVALLVTRGFRDLLHVGTQAREDLFDLAVPMPEMLYEEVLEVDERVVLYREEPGAGMPVKGTDARVLGRRAAGPDGPLTGQRRASLQAAQGTCWRCSSLWTWGACEGSWRGSCPEASAAWPWCSCTHTRECGLAGGAGGRWASGWAGSSAALGRHRRWAQHEQQVGALARELGFTHVSLSSEAMPMVRIVPRGHTACADAYLTPTIQRYVQGFRRGFQGQLKDVQVLFMRSDGGLAPMDSFSGSRAVLSGPAGGVVGYSATTYRVEGGHPVIGFDMGGTSTDVSRYAGEFEHVFEASTAGVTLQAPQLDINTVAAGGGSRLFFRSGLFVVGPESAGAHPGPACYRKGGPVTVTDANLVLGRLLPASFPRIFGPGEDQPLSPEASRKALEAVATEVNSFLTNGPCPASPLSLEEVAMGFVRVANEAMCRPIRALTQARGHDPSAHVLACFGGAGGQHACAIARALGMDTVHIHRHSGLLSALGLALADVVHEAQEPCSLPYAPETFVQLDQRLSRLEEQCVDALRAQGFPRAQISTESFLHLRYQGTDCALMVSAHQHPATAHSPRAGDFGAGFVERYMREFGFIIPERPVVVDDVRVRGTGRSGLCLEYVPKAQSGPPRVDKMTRCYFEGGYQETPVYLLGELGAGHKLQGPCLLIDSNRWAEGRGHGCRGWGDPWGPGCRSLKGSRVPSWLGCFWAWARGVPAWEGCVAWLLQPLCCPARSTILVEPACQAEVTETGDIRISVGAEAPGTVGAQLDPIHLSIFSHRFMSIAEQMGRILQRTAISTNIKERLDFSCALFGPDGGLVSNAPHIPVHLGAMQETVQFQIQHVGADLHPGDVLLSNHPCAGGSHLPDLTVITPVFWPGQTRPVFYVASRGHHADIGGITPGSMPPHSTTLQQEGAIFLSFRLVQAGVFQEEAVTEALRAPGNIPGCSGTRNLHDNLSDLRAQVAANQKGIQLVGELIGQYGLDVVQAYMGHIQANAELAVRDMLRAFGTSRQAQGLPLEVSAEDHMDDGSPIRLRVQIDVSEGSAVFDFSGTGPEVFGNLNAPRAITLSALIYCLRCLVGRDIPLNQGCMNNVTLGNAHLGYYETVAGGAGAGPGWHGRSGVHSHMTNTRITDPEILESRYPVILRRFELRLGSGGRGRFRGGDGVIRELLFREEALLSVLTERRAFQPYGLMGGEPGTRGLNLLIRKGGRTVNLGGKTSVLVSPGDVFCLHTPGGGGYGDPEDPAPLPASLLQPLAFPERGSVYEYRRAQETV encoded by the exons ATGGAGACGCCTGCCGCCCGCGGCTCCGGGCCACCCGAGCCTGACGCAACCGGAGAGCCCGGCGGGCCCCGCTtccgggctgggggagggcgcGGGCAGGGCCCAGAGCGAGTGCGGCCGAACGGACGGCGAGCGACCGGAGCCGACAGGCCAG TGCTCCCAGGACTGCCGGCTGAAGAGTCGCTGCTGGACTCCAGCCCCACCACCATGGGCAGCCCGGAGGGGCGCTTCCACTTTGCCATTGACCGCGGAGGCACCTTCACAGATGTCTTTGCCCAGTGCCCAGGGGGGCACGTGAGGGTCTTAAAGCTGCTCTCAGAAGACCCCGCCAACTATGTGGACGCACCCACCGAGGGCATCCGCCGCATCCTGGAGCAG GAGGGGGGCATGCCGTTGCCGCGGGACCGGCCGCTGGACACCAGTCGCATCGCCAGCATCCGCATGGGCACCACGGTAGCTACCAACGCGCTGCTGGAACGGCGCGGGGAGCGGGTGGCACTGCTGGTGACTCGCGGCTTCCGAGACCTGCTGCATGTGGGCACCCAGGCCCGTGAAGACCTCTTTGACCTG GCCGTGCCCATGCCCGAGATGCTGTACGAGGAGGTGCTGGAAGTGGACGAGCGTGTGGTGCTGTATCGAGAGGAGCCAGGTGCTGGGATGCCCGTGAAAGGTACGGATGCCCGAGTGTTGGGGCGCAGGGCAGCAGGCCCAGATGGGCCTTTGACGGGGCAGCGGCGGGCTTCCCTGCAGGCCGCACAGGGGACCTGCTGGAGGTGCAGCAGCCTGTGGACCTGGGGGGCCTGCGAGGGAAGCTGGAGGGGCTCCTGTCCCGAGGCATCCGCAGCCTGGCCGTGGTGCTCATGCACTCATACACGTGAGTGTGGGCTGGCTGGGGGTGCGGGCGGCAGGTGGGCCAGCGGGTGGGCAGGTAGCTCAGCGGCACTCGGACGCCATCGTAGGTGGGCCCAGCACGAGCAGCAGGTGGGCGCCCTGGCCCGCGAGCTGGGCTTCACACACGTGTCACTGTCCTCGGAGGCCATGCCCATGGTGCGCATCGTGCCCCGGGGGCACACTGCCTGCGCCGACGCCTACCTCACACCCACCATCCAGCGCTACGTGCAGGGCTTCCGCCGTGGCTTCCAGGGTCAGCTCAAG GACGTGCAGGTGCTGTTCATGCGCTCCGATGGTGGCCTGGCGCCCATGGACTCCTTCAGTGGCTCCCGCGCTGTGCTCTCGGGCCCTGCTGGGGGCGTCGTTGGGTACTCAGCCACCACCTACCGGGTGGAGGGTGGCCATCCTGTCATCGGCTTTGACATGGGAG GCACGTCTACCGACGTGAGCCGCTATGCTGGCGAATTTGAACACGTCTTCGAGGCCAGCACAGCTGGTGTCaccctccaggccccccagctggACATCAACACCGTGGCAGCTGGTGGGGGCTCCCGCCTCTTCTTCAG GTCAGGCCTCTTCGTGGTGGGGCCAGAGTCTGCAGGAGCCCACCCCGGCCCCGCCTGCTACCGCAAAG GAGGCCCTGTGACCGTGACGGATGCTAATCTGGTCCTGGGTCGCCTGctgcctgcctccttcccccGCATTTTTGGGCCGGGAGAGGACCAGCCACTGTCCCCGGAGGCGTCCCGAAAGGCCCTGGAGGCTGTAGCCACCGAGGTCAACAGCTTCCTGACCAACGGGCCTTGTCCGGCCTCCCCACTGAGCCTGGAGGAGGTGGCCATGGGGTTTGTGCGTGTGGCCAACGAGGCCATGTGCCGGCCCATCCGCGCGCTCACGCAG GCGCGAGGCCACGACCCCTCGGCCCACGTGCTGGCTTGCTTTGGGGGAGCTGGTGGGCAGCACGCTTGCGCCATCGCCCGGGCCCTGGGCATGGACACCGTGCACATTCATAG GCATAGTGGGCTGCTGTCAGCACTGGGGCTGGCCCTGGCAGACGTGGTACACGAGGCACAGgagccctgctccctgccctaCGCGCCCGAGACCTTTGTGCAGCTGGACCAGAGGCTGAGCCGCCTGGAGGAGCAGTGCGTGGATGCCTTGCGGGCCCAGGGCTTCCCCAG GGCTCAGATCAGCACCGAGAGCTTCCTGCACCTGCGCTACCAGGGCACGGACTGCGCCCTGATGGTGTCCGCCCACCAGCACCCGGCCACAGCCCACTCACCCCGAGCGGGCGACTTCGGGGCAGGCTTCGTCGAGAG GTACATGAGGGAGTTTGGCTTCATCATCCCTGAGCGGCCAGTGGTGGTGGACGACGTGCGGGTGAGGGGCACTGGCCGCAGTGGCCTTTGCCTCGAGTACGTCCCGAAAGCCCAGAGTGGGCCTCCCCGGGTAGACAAG ATGACCCGTTGCTACTTCGAGGGGGGCTACCAGGAGACCCCCGTGTACCTGTTGGGCGAGCTGGGCGCTGGGCACAAGCTGCAGGGGCCCTGCCTCCTCATTGACAGCAACAGGTGGGCTGAGGGCCGGGGCCACGGCTGCCGGGGCTGGGGTGACCCGTGGGGCCCAGGCTGCAGGAGCCTGAAGGGCTCTCGGGTCCCTTCCTGGTTGGGCTGCTTCTGGGCCTGGGCACGTGGGGTCCCTGCTTGGGAGGGGTGTGTGGCCTGGCTCCTGCAGCCCCTTTGCTGCCCTGCCCGCAGTACCATCCTGGTGGAGCCAGCCTGCCAGGCGGAGGTGACTGAGACTGGGGATATCCGCATCTCCGTGGGGGCTGAGGCCCCCGGCACGGTGGGTGCCCAGCTCGACCCCATCCACCTGTCCATCTTCTCCCATCGCTTCATGAGCATTGCTG AGCAGATGGGCCGCATCCTGCAGCGCACGGCCATCTCCACCAACATCAAGGAGCGCCTGGACTTCTCCTGCGCCCTCTTTGGGCCCGACGGGGGGCTGGTCTCCAACGCCCCTCACATCCCTGTGCACCTGGGTGCCATGCAGGAGACGGTGCAGTTCCAG ATCCAGCACGTGGGGGCTGACCTCCATCCCGGCGACGTTCTGCTGAGCAACCACCCCTGCGCGGGGGGCAGCCACCTGCCAGACCTGACCGTCATCACACCG GTGTTTTGGCCGGGTCAGACGCGGCCTGTGTTCTACGTGGCCAGCCGTGGGCACCACGCGGACATTGGGGGCATCACACCGGGCTCCATGCCCCCCCACTCCACCACCCTGCAGCAGGAGGGCGCCATCTTTCTGTCCTTCAGACTCGTCCAGGCGGGTGTCTTCCAGGAGGAGG CGGTAACCGAAGCCCTGCGGGCACCAGGCAACATTCCAGGCTGCAGCGGAACACGGAACCTGCACGACAACCTGTCAGATCTGCGTGCCCAGGTGGCAGCCAACCAGAAGGGCATCCAGCTGGTGGGCGAGCTCATTGGGCAGTACGGCCTGGATGTGGTACAGGCCTACATGGGCCACATTCAG GCGAACGCTGAGCTAGCTGTGCGAGACATGCTTCGGGCCTTTGGAACCTCCCGGCAGGCCCAGGGCCTGCCCCTGGAGGTGTCTGCAGAGGACCACATGGACGACGGTTCTCCCATCCGACTCCGAGTGCAGATCGACGTGAGTGAG GGTAGCGCGGTGTTTGATTTCAGCGGCACGGGGCCCGAGGTGTTCGGCAACCTCAACGCGCCTCGGGCCATCACGCTGTCTGCGCTCATCTACTGCCTTCGCTGTCTGGTCGGCCGCGACATCCCACTCAACCAG GGCTGCATGAAcaacgtgaccttgggcaacgcCCACCTGGGCTACTACGAGACGGTggcgggcggcgcgggcgcgGGCCCCGGCTGGCATGGGCGCAGCGGTGTGCACAGCCACATGACCAACACACGGATCACCGACCCCGAGATCCTGGAGAGCAG GTACCCAGTTATCCTGCGCCGCTTTGAACTGAGACTGGGGTCTGGGGGGCGCGGCCGCTTCCGGGGCGGCGATGGTGTTATCCGCGAGCTGCTTTTTCGTGAGGAGGCGCTACTGTCAGTGCTGACCGAGCGCCGCGCCTTCCAGCCTTATGGCCTTATGG GGGGCGAGCCCGGAACTCGTGGCCTAAACCTACTGATCCGGAAGGGCGGCCGGACAGTGAATCTGGGCGGGAAGACCTCAGTGCTCGTGTCCCCGGGG GATGTGTTCTGTCTCCACACACCAGGCGGCGGGGGCTATGGGGACCCAGAGGACCCCGCCCCTCTGCCGGCATCGCTCCTGCAGCCCCTAGCCTTCCC
- the OPLAH gene encoding 5-oxoprolinase isoform X8 has translation METPAARGSGPPEPDATGEPGGPRFRAGGGRGQGPERVRPNGRRATGADRPVLPGLPAEESLLDSSPTTMGSPEGRFHFAIDRGGTFTDVFAQCPGGHVRVLKLLSEDPANYVDAPTEGIRRILEQEGGMPLPRDRPLDTSRIASIRMGTTVATNALLERRGERVALLVTRGFRDLLHVGTQAREDLFDLAVPMPEMLYEEVLEVDERVVLYREEPGAGMPVKGTDARVLGRRAAGPDGPLTGQRRASLQAAQGTCWRCSSLWTWGACEGSWRGSCPEASAAWPWCSCTHTRECGLAGGAGGRWASGWAGSSAALGRHRRWAQHEQQVGALARELGFTHVSLSSEAMPMVRIVPRGHTACADAYLTPTIQRYVQGFRRGFQGQLKDVQVLFMRSDGGLAPMDSFSGSRAVLSGPAGGVVGYSATTYRVEGGHPVIGFDMGGTSTDVSRYAGEFEHVFEASTAGVTLQAPQLDINTVAAGGGSRLFFRSGLFVVGPESAGAHPGPACYRKGGPVTVTDANLVLGRLLPASFPRIFGPGEDQPLSPEASRKALEAVATEVNSFLTNGPCPASPLSLEEVAMGFVRVANEAMCRPIRALTQARGHDPSAHVLACFGGAGGQHACAIARALGMDTVHIHRHSGLLSALGLALADVVHEAQEPCSLPYAPETFVQLDQRLSRLEEQCVDALRAQGFPRAQISTESFLHLRYQGTDCALMVSAHQHPATAHSPRAGDFGAGFVERYMREFGFIIPERPVVVDDVRVRGTGRSGLCLEYVPKAQSGPPRVDKMTRCYFEGGYQETPVYLLGELGAGHKLQGPCLLIDSNRWAEGRGHGCRGWGDPWGPGCRSLKGSRVPSWLGCFWAWARGVPAWEGCVAWLLQPLCCPARSTILVEPACQAEVTETGDIRISVGAEAPGTVGAQLDPIHLSIFSHRFMSIAEQMGRILQRTAISTNIKERLDFSCALFGPDGGLVSNAPHIPVHLGAMQETVQFQIQHVGADLHPGDVLLSNHPCAGGSHLPDLTVITPVFWPGQTRPVFYVASRGHHADIGGITPGSMPPHSTTLQQEGAIFLSFRLVQAGVFQEEAVTEALRAPGNIPGCSGTRNLHDNLSDLRAQVAANQKGIQLVGELIGQYGLDVVQAYMGHIQANAELAVRDMLRAFGTSRQAQGLPLEVSAEDHMDDGSPIRLRVQIDVSEGSAVFDFSGTGPEVFGNLNAPRAITLSALIYCLRCLVGRDIPLNQGCLAPVHVVIPKGSILDPSPEAAVVGGNVLTSQRVVDVILGAFGACAASQRPFVPARAA, from the exons ATGGAGACGCCTGCCGCCCGCGGCTCCGGGCCACCCGAGCCTGACGCAACCGGAGAGCCCGGCGGGCCCCGCTtccgggctgggggagggcgcGGGCAGGGCCCAGAGCGAGTGCGGCCGAACGGACGGCGAGCGACCGGAGCCGACAGGCCAG TGCTCCCAGGACTGCCGGCTGAAGAGTCGCTGCTGGACTCCAGCCCCACCACCATGGGCAGCCCGGAGGGGCGCTTCCACTTTGCCATTGACCGCGGAGGCACCTTCACAGATGTCTTTGCCCAGTGCCCAGGGGGGCACGTGAGGGTCTTAAAGCTGCTCTCAGAAGACCCCGCCAACTATGTGGACGCACCCACCGAGGGCATCCGCCGCATCCTGGAGCAG GAGGGGGGCATGCCGTTGCCGCGGGACCGGCCGCTGGACACCAGTCGCATCGCCAGCATCCGCATGGGCACCACGGTAGCTACCAACGCGCTGCTGGAACGGCGCGGGGAGCGGGTGGCACTGCTGGTGACTCGCGGCTTCCGAGACCTGCTGCATGTGGGCACCCAGGCCCGTGAAGACCTCTTTGACCTG GCCGTGCCCATGCCCGAGATGCTGTACGAGGAGGTGCTGGAAGTGGACGAGCGTGTGGTGCTGTATCGAGAGGAGCCAGGTGCTGGGATGCCCGTGAAAGGTACGGATGCCCGAGTGTTGGGGCGCAGGGCAGCAGGCCCAGATGGGCCTTTGACGGGGCAGCGGCGGGCTTCCCTGCAGGCCGCACAGGGGACCTGCTGGAGGTGCAGCAGCCTGTGGACCTGGGGGGCCTGCGAGGGAAGCTGGAGGGGCTCCTGTCCCGAGGCATCCGCAGCCTGGCCGTGGTGCTCATGCACTCATACACGTGAGTGTGGGCTGGCTGGGGGTGCGGGCGGCAGGTGGGCCAGCGGGTGGGCAGGTAGCTCAGCGGCACTCGGACGCCATCGTAGGTGGGCCCAGCACGAGCAGCAGGTGGGCGCCCTGGCCCGCGAGCTGGGCTTCACACACGTGTCACTGTCCTCGGAGGCCATGCCCATGGTGCGCATCGTGCCCCGGGGGCACACTGCCTGCGCCGACGCCTACCTCACACCCACCATCCAGCGCTACGTGCAGGGCTTCCGCCGTGGCTTCCAGGGTCAGCTCAAG GACGTGCAGGTGCTGTTCATGCGCTCCGATGGTGGCCTGGCGCCCATGGACTCCTTCAGTGGCTCCCGCGCTGTGCTCTCGGGCCCTGCTGGGGGCGTCGTTGGGTACTCAGCCACCACCTACCGGGTGGAGGGTGGCCATCCTGTCATCGGCTTTGACATGGGAG GCACGTCTACCGACGTGAGCCGCTATGCTGGCGAATTTGAACACGTCTTCGAGGCCAGCACAGCTGGTGTCaccctccaggccccccagctggACATCAACACCGTGGCAGCTGGTGGGGGCTCCCGCCTCTTCTTCAG GTCAGGCCTCTTCGTGGTGGGGCCAGAGTCTGCAGGAGCCCACCCCGGCCCCGCCTGCTACCGCAAAG GAGGCCCTGTGACCGTGACGGATGCTAATCTGGTCCTGGGTCGCCTGctgcctgcctccttcccccGCATTTTTGGGCCGGGAGAGGACCAGCCACTGTCCCCGGAGGCGTCCCGAAAGGCCCTGGAGGCTGTAGCCACCGAGGTCAACAGCTTCCTGACCAACGGGCCTTGTCCGGCCTCCCCACTGAGCCTGGAGGAGGTGGCCATGGGGTTTGTGCGTGTGGCCAACGAGGCCATGTGCCGGCCCATCCGCGCGCTCACGCAG GCGCGAGGCCACGACCCCTCGGCCCACGTGCTGGCTTGCTTTGGGGGAGCTGGTGGGCAGCACGCTTGCGCCATCGCCCGGGCCCTGGGCATGGACACCGTGCACATTCATAG GCATAGTGGGCTGCTGTCAGCACTGGGGCTGGCCCTGGCAGACGTGGTACACGAGGCACAGgagccctgctccctgccctaCGCGCCCGAGACCTTTGTGCAGCTGGACCAGAGGCTGAGCCGCCTGGAGGAGCAGTGCGTGGATGCCTTGCGGGCCCAGGGCTTCCCCAG GGCTCAGATCAGCACCGAGAGCTTCCTGCACCTGCGCTACCAGGGCACGGACTGCGCCCTGATGGTGTCCGCCCACCAGCACCCGGCCACAGCCCACTCACCCCGAGCGGGCGACTTCGGGGCAGGCTTCGTCGAGAG GTACATGAGGGAGTTTGGCTTCATCATCCCTGAGCGGCCAGTGGTGGTGGACGACGTGCGGGTGAGGGGCACTGGCCGCAGTGGCCTTTGCCTCGAGTACGTCCCGAAAGCCCAGAGTGGGCCTCCCCGGGTAGACAAG ATGACCCGTTGCTACTTCGAGGGGGGCTACCAGGAGACCCCCGTGTACCTGTTGGGCGAGCTGGGCGCTGGGCACAAGCTGCAGGGGCCCTGCCTCCTCATTGACAGCAACAGGTGGGCTGAGGGCCGGGGCCACGGCTGCCGGGGCTGGGGTGACCCGTGGGGCCCAGGCTGCAGGAGCCTGAAGGGCTCTCGGGTCCCTTCCTGGTTGGGCTGCTTCTGGGCCTGGGCACGTGGGGTCCCTGCTTGGGAGGGGTGTGTGGCCTGGCTCCTGCAGCCCCTTTGCTGCCCTGCCCGCAGTACCATCCTGGTGGAGCCAGCCTGCCAGGCGGAGGTGACTGAGACTGGGGATATCCGCATCTCCGTGGGGGCTGAGGCCCCCGGCACGGTGGGTGCCCAGCTCGACCCCATCCACCTGTCCATCTTCTCCCATCGCTTCATGAGCATTGCTG AGCAGATGGGCCGCATCCTGCAGCGCACGGCCATCTCCACCAACATCAAGGAGCGCCTGGACTTCTCCTGCGCCCTCTTTGGGCCCGACGGGGGGCTGGTCTCCAACGCCCCTCACATCCCTGTGCACCTGGGTGCCATGCAGGAGACGGTGCAGTTCCAG ATCCAGCACGTGGGGGCTGACCTCCATCCCGGCGACGTTCTGCTGAGCAACCACCCCTGCGCGGGGGGCAGCCACCTGCCAGACCTGACCGTCATCACACCG GTGTTTTGGCCGGGTCAGACGCGGCCTGTGTTCTACGTGGCCAGCCGTGGGCACCACGCGGACATTGGGGGCATCACACCGGGCTCCATGCCCCCCCACTCCACCACCCTGCAGCAGGAGGGCGCCATCTTTCTGTCCTTCAGACTCGTCCAGGCGGGTGTCTTCCAGGAGGAGG CGGTAACCGAAGCCCTGCGGGCACCAGGCAACATTCCAGGCTGCAGCGGAACACGGAACCTGCACGACAACCTGTCAGATCTGCGTGCCCAGGTGGCAGCCAACCAGAAGGGCATCCAGCTGGTGGGCGAGCTCATTGGGCAGTACGGCCTGGATGTGGTACAGGCCTACATGGGCCACATTCAG GCGAACGCTGAGCTAGCTGTGCGAGACATGCTTCGGGCCTTTGGAACCTCCCGGCAGGCCCAGGGCCTGCCCCTGGAGGTGTCTGCAGAGGACCACATGGACGACGGTTCTCCCATCCGACTCCGAGTGCAGATCGACGTGAGTGAG GGTAGCGCGGTGTTTGATTTCAGCGGCACGGGGCCCGAGGTGTTCGGCAACCTCAACGCGCCTCGGGCCATCACGCTGTCTGCGCTCATCTACTGCCTTCGCTGTCTGGTCGGCCGCGACATCCCACTCAACCAG ggCTGCCTGGCACCGGTGCATGTTGTGATCCCTAAGGGCTCCATCCTGGACCCGTCCCCAGAGGCGGCGGTGGTGGGCGGTAACGTGCTTACGTCGCAGCGGGTGGTGGACGTCATCCTGGGGGCCTTCGGGGCCTGCGCTGCTTCCCAG CGGCCATTTGTCCCCGCCAGGGCTGCATGA